The Nostoc sp. 'Peltigera membranacea cyanobiont' N6 genome contains the following window.
GTAAAATTGGCACATCTTGACGATGAACCGAATAAAATTAAGTTTGCATTGCAATCATCAGACTTATGTAAATATACAGTTATTTGCCCCATGAAAAAGAGGATTTTCTAACCTAGAAAACAAGGAAAACAGATATATCCAGTTAATTGGTGTTTATTTATACTATTTCAAATTTTTGTAGTCGTTATACTCATAGCTTAGGTTCTACCTGGGAATTAGGAAGTGGCTTTGCCACTTCTTTTTATTTATCTAGTAGCCCAGTAAAAAATAAATTAAAAGTTAAAAGTAATTTGTTGAACTTTTAACTTTTACTAGTTGTTATCTCATGTCTGTTTAATTGACCATCAAATAATTAGCCTGTTAAGTTATGGCTTTGTAACCTCCAGGCAATTTTACAGAATTCTGGTCATATATTAGTCATTATTCATTTTATCTTGCCATCTCTCGCGCTTGAGCTTGCTCTCTACATCGTGCGATCGCGCATCTTGCCAAGTCCCCCACATTAGGGATTGCTGTTTTTCAACATGGTTAATAAACTGCATGATTGACTGATCTGCTTTGATTGGGGTTTTCAAATCAAACTTAATTGTTTGGACAATCTTGATGTCACCCATGAGAAAGTACTTAGCTGCAATCTTAGTCAGCCATAGTACAACTCGATTGCATAACCAACCAAAAATTCCTTTACGTTTTTTAGTCATCAATAGAACTTGACCTTCAGTTTTTCCCTCTTCGTAGAGGCGAACTGCAACCATCATGTGGATATGGAAGAAATCAGGGCCAAGTGTCACAATGCCAATGCTACCGTACCAATAGCAAATACTGTAAGTTATGACATTTTTGTAGAAAAGACGGATGAGCTTAATGAACAAGAAATTGTCTTTGATGGGTGTAGTATTACTGAAGATAATCGCATTCTCGTTCAGTTCGTGTCTTTCAAAAATAATTTCTAGTGGCAATTTGTGAACTGTATTGAGGTGTTGAGCATCAATCGCATTAATCATCACCACATTGGGGTGACAGTTCAGCAAGAAGTGAGAATGGATGGCGACATCACACTCTTTTTGTTCCAATTCTGGTATAAAAGGCAGGGGTTGCTGTGGGATTTCTCCCGTCCAAACCCAAACCATCCCATACTTCTCAGCAGTGGGCCAAGTCTGTAACTTTAGGGAAGGCGGTACATCTAAACATGGGATATCAACACACATCCCTTCAGCATCAAACTTCCAGTGATGGAAAAAACAACGGAGTGCATTACCTTCAACTTTGCCTTCAGCAAGATGAGCGCCCATGTGGGGACAGTAGGCATCAAAGGTAGCTACTCTTTTGTCTTTACCTCGGTAAATTACTAGTTGTCTGCCCAAAATCGTGACAGGTTTGACTTCACCTACCCGCAGATTTTGAGAGGGTATTACCCAATACCATCCCTCAACAAAACGCTCTGGATTATTAAAAATTTTAGGTTTACGGGTTGAGCTAAAAGTCTGCGAGTTGAGATTCATTTTTATAGTTTCACTTGAGGTGAAGCATTTGATCTAGAAGTAACATGGAAACTTTTAAAAAACAGTTACTTTCAGTACCAGGACAAACAGCTACCTAATAAACAGATAAAAATCAATAGTCAAAATCTCAACTAAATTCTATGAAGATTCTTAAAATTATGACACCCTAACATAAGCTTATGTAAACTAGTATCCATTTCTAATATAGGACTAGTATTTGATTTATGAAAAGATACGTAGGGTGTGTTAGCGACAGCGTAACGCACCCTACGTATCCTTTCATAAATCGAATCGTATTTTTATATATGATAATAGTTACAAGAGTTGGGGAAATCTGCCGTGTTAACTCAGAATGAAAAACTGCTTTTAATTGGTCAGGTAACAGATATAAGCGGAATCCCTATCAGGACAATTCGCTATTACGAGAGTTTAGGTTTACTCAAGTCCTCAAGACGAACAGAGGGAGGCTTCCGTCAGTTTTCATTGGATGTGCTGACTCGTCTAGCCTTTATTAAAAGGGCACAAAATCTTGGTCTTAGTCTAGAGGAGATTGGAAATATTCTTCAGGTCTACGATCAAGGACAAGCTCCTTGTGGTGAAATTAAAGAAAAGCTTGAAGACAAGCTTTTACACATCGATCGCCAAATCGATCAATTGTTAACTTTACGTTCTGAAATAAAGGGATTACTTTCAGGCTGGAAGAATACTAGCGATCGCTATGAAGATACAATTTGTCCTATTATTCAAAACATCCCTGTTAGCGGATAGCTATGGTTTAGCCCGTGCTAAGTCTTAAAAAGTAAAAATAGAATGACATCAGGACTCAGGACTTTTATAGAGGAGAAACCACCATAACTCTAATCCAATCAAGGCTAAACCAGCGATCGCAACACCAACTTTCAAGCCCAAAGGTTGCTCAATGCGTTGAAATTGGCTGGCTTGTGCTGACGAGTGGGCTGGCATTTCTGCTAATGTTACACCTGATGTTCCAGTGAGAAGCACTAAAGCTGTCAGGCTTCCCCAAAGCATTTTTTTACTGAACATTTCCTAAATTACCCTGCAATTATGAGATAGCTTTTGGTTGAAAGTTACGCAATCTGAGGGCATTGCTAACAACAGATAGCGAAGAAAGAGCCATCGCAGCGCCGGCGATAATTGGATTGAGTAACCAACCAAAAATAGGGAAGAGAATTCCAGCCGCAATGGGAATGCCAATGACGTTGTAAATAAACGCAAAGAAGAGATTTTGCTTGATATTGTTGATGGTGGCGCGGCTGAGTTGAATTGCTGTGACAATTCCTTGCAAATCTCCAGAAATTAGGGTGATATCGCTAGCTGCGATCGCTACATCTGTTCCTGTCCCAATCGCAATTCCCACATCAGCCTGTGCTAAGGCTGGTGCATCATTTATACCATCGCCAACCATTGCTACAAGGGATTGGGGACTGGGGATTGGGGATTGGGGATTGGGAAGAATTTTCCCTAGTCCCCAGTCCCTAGTTCCCAGTTCCCCTCTTTGCAAAGATTGGATAATCGCCGCTTTTTGATCTGGACGCACTTCAGCAAATACTCGCTGGATGCCAACTTCTTGAGCGATCGCATCAGCCGTTTTACGATTGTCTCCGGTGAGCATTACTA
Protein-coding sequences here:
- a CDS encoding aromatic ring-hydroxylating dioxygenase subunit alpha is translated as MNLNSQTFSSTRKPKIFNNPERFVEGWYWVIPSQNLRVGEVKPVTILGRQLVIYRGKDKRVATFDAYCPHMGAHLAEGKVEGNALRCFFHHWKFDAEGMCVDIPCLDVPPSLKLQTWPTAEKYGMVWVWTGEIPQQPLPFIPELEQKECDVAIHSHFLLNCHPNVVMINAIDAQHLNTVHKLPLEIIFERHELNENAIIFSNTTPIKDNFLFIKLIRLFYKNVITYSICYWYGSIGIVTLGPDFFHIHMMVAVRLYEEGKTEGQVLLMTKKRKGIFGWLCNRVVLWLTKIAAKYFLMGDIKIVQTIKFDLKTPIKADQSIMQFINHVEKQQSLMWGTWQDARSHDVESKLKRERWQDKMNND
- a CDS encoding heavy metal-responsive transcriptional regulator; its protein translation is MLTQNEKLLLIGQVTDISGIPIRTIRYYESLGLLKSSRRTEGGFRQFSLDVLTRLAFIKRAQNLGLSLEEIGNILQVYDQGQAPCGEIKEKLEDKLLHIDRQIDQLLTLRSEIKGLLSGWKNTSDRYEDTICPIIQNIPVSG